One Ranitomeya variabilis isolate aRanVar5 chromosome 4, aRanVar5.hap1, whole genome shotgun sequence genomic window, CGCATGCAGGTCACTTATCCTGCGGATTGGCGATTACTTGTTTTCAcccaacaacccctttaatatttttgGCATGACTGAACGACATCTAATGTCTTAAGATTCTCACTCTTtgagctccttctcacttgcgagatacggccgagtctcgcaggttaaaaccctgctctgacgccggcactccagagcggagcgtgcagccgtacagcaatacatggagctgcacactccgctctggagtgccggcgccagagcagggttttaacctgcgagactcagatgtatttctcgcaagtgagaaagaGCCCTATGAGCTAATTCCCAGTTGCGATGCaattggacgagtgcaatccgattaaaaaaaaaaaaaaaaaaaaaaaatgaaaaatcagattgcactcgccccaatgtttctctatggtgcAGCTCACATCTGCAATTATAGTCTCATGCCGATTCGGAATGCgaaaaacaatcgcagcatgctgtgatggcACTCAAGAATCAGATCGCACGCACCCATACAAGActatgggtgcgtgtaaaacatcgcactgcattcggatatcATCGGAGTGCAGTGCGATTCTCGCCGGCAAAAGACGAAAGGGAGAAACCCCTTTCTCagtctcctctgcagctgtgctgcaATTCTGTCATGTGAGGGTATCAGAGCACAGAGCAagagccaagggtcattagcatattgcattcaATGCTCTCGCATGAGAGGATCATCTGATGCCATACGCTAATGGGACCCCGGCTTATGGCAGATTCCAGGGAAGGGATTTGGATTTCAACATAAGGCATCTATGTGATTTTAATCGAAGATGAAATAAACTTGACATTAAGCATTTTTCATTATACTTCCATTGGAACTGGATCTACCTTTGGTTCTTCTTTTTACGATTGTGGGACCTGACCTACTGACCTGTGCACCAGCATTATATCTTAGAGGGCGTCTACCAATGTACTAACCATTTGGAATAGtgagtttatttttttccttattttattGCAGTCTGTATGCGGACCTGGAATTATTGATGTCTGGATTCAATCTACAGCTGTATAACCCATTAGGCGACTCTTCAGATTACGAAGCTAATCTTAAGGTTTATTCCCAGAGTTGCATGTTATCACATATCAATATAGTCGAGAACGCGCTGATTGCTGCAGGTCCAACCACCAGGACCCCCACTGACCTTAAGAACAGGGTTCTGCAGAGCACCATATAAAAGGAGCAGTGTTTGAGGTTCTAACATTCCCAAGAGCGGATCAGAGGTCGCCCAATTAATGGTAATTGGAGCTGCTGGATATCGCGGAGCGCTCGGCTTTTATCTGCAGATCCATAGACAAGGAATGGCGCGGTGGCTGCACACGTATAACGGGGTAGTAGTGGTCAGCACCCAATCAGCAAGTTGCAATGTTGGggataaccctttactagtatggaGGTCCCgagcagagcggagatggaaaggAGCGGAAGGTTCCCACTACTGAGGGGCTGACGGACAGAGCTCAGGACCCCCACAGACCAGGCATTTATCTGGCACCCACGACGATTAATTATTAGTAGTGCAGAGAGTAATGAGCGCAGCTGTCCGGAGCAGCCAATCGGGGTCGGATTTTTATTTTCTAATGTCACCAACGTCAGATAATAAAGATGTCATTGAGGATTAGGTCACACAGGGCGGCTGTCAGGAACAGCGCCACCCCTGGCCATGGGCTGTGTGCAGTATCACAACTAAGCTCATTCACTTCAATGCGATGGAgacgcaataccagacacaacctgcagtcaggggtggcgctgttttggCAGAGGGGGCATGATTCCCAACCCAGGACGACCCCACAAGGTGGCTGCCATACATGTGGTGTGTCACACATATATACACCCAGGAACAGATACAGCGAGCTCTGCTAGAGCCATGAAGACCGACACACACATCCCCCCGCCCCTCCTGCTGACACCTGGTGGTCTGTGTGCAGCTGAGCCCGGCCAAGGACTTGGCAAGGAGACCGACACCTCGGGACAGCACGGACACCATGGCTGTGGACAAACACGCTCCGGAGTCCCGCTCAGCAGCACTGCATGCCGGATCTCCTGGGCCACGGACGTCACTTCCGCTTGCCGTATATGGGCAACACCTAGACTATAAGCACAGTATAGACATAGTGACAGGATGAGGCGGCCTTGCACGTGCAGCGATACTGAGGCTTTTGTGGCATTTGGCTTATTAGATTTCTTTTAGTAGATTTGTTTCGTATGGGTGAATACCTAGGAACGGTCTTGCAAAGGAAATGTTTCCTGTCGGGATGTTTTCAGATATGCACATGTTATGGTACACTGCCGGATAAGAGTTGTGCGCATGCGTAGGTTGATTTCTAGCTAGGAAAGATGGTGGCGACCAGGCGAGGCACGCGTGTAGAGAACGAGGATGCAGGGATCCCGGAGGAGCAGGTAACGTGGCGGGGAGTGTGGCCATGGTCAGCTGTGGTGAGAGTCCTGGCGTGGCCATGTGGAGCCATATGTCTCCGTTGGTGCGGCCATACCGCAGGATGCCGGTGGTTGTACAGTATGCAGAACTACGGCAGATCTAATTGGACTTAAAGTGGTTATTTTTAATAATATCGTTAATTTATTATTGGAAAGATAAAATAAATGATGAGGGAGACCCCCGGCTACCCTGCGCAGGCTCCACAGAGGTCTCCCCCAGTGTGATCCATGGCCATGTCTCTGTATGGATAGGAATTACCCAGAAATGGGCACTGATCACACATTCACCCTAAAGTGCACGTTTCTCCGGGGATTCTACCTCCTGCCATTAAGGGTGGAATCTGCAGTGCTAATCTGCCACAGACGACCTTTTACGCTTACAAGACTCAGAAGCTGCAGTAATTTGATACTCCGGGCTCCCACTTATCCTGACAGTGTCCCAGGTACATTCAGTGCTCTTCCCTTCATTTTGTGATCGCCGAGTACAGCGCTCGGATCTTTCTGGCAGTACCACAAGAAATGAACTGGTTCTCATACTCCGGTGCTGGGATTGGTGGGCTCCGCTGTTCGGCCTCTCCTGTGGATCAGTATGACTTTCAGTATTGGGAATTACACTTATAAAGTACCACTCCAGCATGTTTTTTTACCCATTTCAGTACCGgaatggtgctactaatctaagttgacTTATTCTAGTCTTTATCTTACCGGCCGCTCACTTCAGCTGTTCCCAGCAGTGCCCCAGTCCTCTGACATTTtatgactgcaacttctgactgaccagaagtcattCGAAAACTCACAATGTAAATCTGAGAGTCTGCTCTCATAGACCAGAAGTTACATTGagttgtaactagtgatgagcgagtgtactcgttgctcgggttttccagagcacgctcgggtggtctccgagtatttatcacTGCTCGGAGATCTAGCTTTCATCACTTCCGCAGCATGATATACAGCTATtagctagcttgattacatgtggagatttccctagcaaccaggcaacccccacatgcactcacccttgctactagctgtaaatcattcagctgccgtgatgaaaactaaatctccaaacactaaagctatgtgcacgcgttgcagattaggcttaggaatttctagtGCGGattttgcatctcttggcagaaaacgcaggtgcggattctgTGCGTccgcaaaaagaagtgacatgctaattcttttaatccgcagcgtttccgcacggaattttccgcaccattagcacagcatttttttcacattgatttacattgtactgtaaatcacttgcggatctgcggcGTTTCTGCACCGAGAAAAACGCTgccgatccgcaggaaatccgcaacgtgtgcacatacccttataaataCTCGGTGGTCACCCGAGCGTGCGGGAAAACCCgaataacgagtacactcgctcatcactagttgttactTGTGGATCAAGCAGTATACACGGGAGCCATCCGGCAGATCACGAGCTGTTGGAGACCGACTGGAGCAGTACCAATAGAGGAAGACAGCAGCTCGTAAGTACAAGACTAGAGGCAGGGAACTTAATTAGTAGCGCCACTCAAGCGCTgagataaaaaaaatgctggagttgtGCTTGAAACACTGGGCAGCATGGTGACCCaacggttagcactgttgctttgtagcGCTTGTGTCTTgtattcaaatcccaccatggacaaaaTCTGTCTGTTCTCCCCATgttggcgtgggtttcctccaggttctccggttttacTTCCATGTTCTAAAGATGTACTGATATATAGATTAAGCCCTAATGGGGAATGGGAAGATAATGTCtgcaaagtgctgcagaatatgataacGCTacttaagcaaagcataataacaaAGTTCTAAATTAATTTGGGGTTTTACAGCTGCTTTTCACTTGGCACCATTTAAAGTCATTGTAAAATTACAAACTACACTTATAACTTATTACAATTTAAAAACCAAACCGGAATAGGCTGACCCGAGCAAAAACTGCAGCTGTGTACATCGACTGTGGTTCTGAAAATTGGTTGTTACTAAGCCTGTGATTTTGCCAGAAAAGAAATCACTTCTTAAAAACCCACGTGGTCATCACAATCCACAGCATGATTTTCATGTAGAATGCATCTATTTAATCATCAATTCAATAACTGCAGTGCTGCCACACTTTTCTCATGTACCCTCACCATACGTGAGAAGCATTCTACCACTGACCTTCAGGTTGTGTAATGAGCTCTGTTTTGGTTGCTTAAAGGATTGTGGGAAGGGAAGTAAAATTGTGGAGCATATTCTAAATTTATAAAAGGGGTTGACCATTTAGCCATCCGTCTGATAAGTCCCGTTATGGAAAAGAATGTCTGTTTcttgtttttatttacattttgaTGTTTGGTTTTTCTTGTTTGGTTTTTATTTTGATAAACATAAATATTGTGAAAAATAAAATGTTTCTCATCTCAGTAATTTCCATGCAGATATAGTGGTGAAGATTTCTATAAAACTAGTGCAAAAGAGTTAGAGCAGTTTGTCTTGGATGTGACATGAGAGTGGAGTAAAAACAAGCGACAGAGAAATAGCACTAGGGGACCCATAGGTGCAGAAACTGATAAACGGGCTTTTTAATTCACTAAAATATAATTTTGTTAAATATTAATCAAAATTTATACCAATAAATTACTGAAGCTGAGAAATGGGAAATAAAATATCAACGATAGACCAAGTGTAATCACTGTTAATAGGACCAATAGCCATATGGTGAAACCCTAAAATAAATCTACAGTATACTGTATAGTGTCCCCACTTAATGTCGGTTTACTCCTTATATTCCCTATTGCTCACTTGGAGGacaaccgagcaacgagtacactcgctcatcactaatgctctaccatatatatttattttaaggtGGTAACCTCGGCAATTTGAAAGGTTACTATGTAGGGTCCAATAGGGAAACCATCAGAAACTAACAAACAGCCTGAATAAAAGTTATAAATAAATTGTTACCACTGTTTCTTTTCTTTGCATTCTATGCTACATTCATTAATAGGGTGTACCGCAGACAAAGCTGTTAGCAAGGTACGTTGAGTGTCTTTTGGTGGGGGACCTGCTCTACCACTGTGATATCTTTTCCTACCTTTAAATCAACTTAGTTTCGTACCTTTTGGCCATCTGTGCCTTTTTTGTAGGACTCGTGGGGTGTTACACACATTTGTGCTGGACAATATGCGCAGATTAAATCTTTGTATATTTTCAACCCTCTTTTTCATACTTGTAATATGTATACTGCTTGGCCCACTCACTTTTTTCCCTTTTGttgtctagttattattattattgttattgttgttgttattattgttataataataattattatttatttatataccgcCATTCCATGGTGTTGTTCATGAGGCGGGGTTACATCAACATACAAACATCACttgcagtggacaaacttacaaaggtAGACTGGTACAAAGGGAAAAGgacctgcccttgcgagcttacatcctacaggattatggggaaaggggcagtaggttgggggttgcagcagctccagtggtgttgaggtggccgcgtGGTCTTTGCAGGTTATATTGATGAGCTATGTAATTTAATGTTGATTAACGTTTCTACAATATCTGCTATTGCATTCGGTGTCCTTCATTACTTATTATAAGTTATTGTGACTTTGGTGGCACTTGATTTGGCTTTTTGAATCTGCTATAACCTGAAAATAACTCTGAAGTAGAAGTGTCGGTAAATAAGTTTGCTCAAtgtgactccttttttttttttttttttgctgttagaAATGGTGGTATCTGcccccaaatatatatatttacatagcaTATTGTGTTTTAATATTGGTAACTTTTTAAGCTATGGACCGCAAAGGACTGTCAAgagactttttttaatttttttatttacagcTATAATACATGCAGATTTTTCCATGAGTTCATTGCAAGCTTGTGGTATAAAATTCTGCCACACATTAATCTGAAGCATATATGCGCCGATTGCAAAATTTGGTACACCTTCACGCCAGTCTCCCCTTAGTGTACTTTTAAGTAGTAGTATTTTGGCAAAACGCGTGACGTTTGACTTAAACTTCCCAAAAATTATTTTGAAAGAATAGAAGACCATTTTTTGACTTTGCACCAAAGTCCTGAATCGCGTGGCCCACTTTGAAGACCTTGGTGCCAAAACCAGCTACTAATAACACAAGATTAAAAAGGAAAGTTATTCAACCCCCCaataaatgatgaattggggccatagtCTTTTACTGAATTATTTACTTGTTGGTAAGAATGGCTTCTTTTTTTATTTGCAGAAATTGGAAGATAATTTACCGACTTCCCCAATTCGGACCCGAAGATCTGTTAGAACAGATGGACAGACTGGTGAAAATAGCACAGATGAGAGTATATCTGGGAAGACCAGTAGAAGCCCCTtaatatgtgaaaccataaaacgcAGCACCCAGATCACCACCAGAAGTAGACGCAGAAGTGGGCAGTCAGATGCAGAGGTTTCTGAAGCCGGGTCTACCGCCTCGAATGCTTCCACAACAAGATCTCGCAGTGGACAAAACCTTGGACAACTAACAGACTCCACCAGAAAGCTGAGAAGTCATCGGTCTGCATTGATCACTGAACCTATTATTGAATCCAAGGAAAACTCAGATTTATCTGAAGGAGAATCGAATTGTTCGTCTGTCTCTACCAAAGCCAGAAGAAGGCAACCCAGAACTGCCCCACGTACAGTCTCTACAAGAGGTTGTAAGTCACTTTTGCCTTCTTCACCCGATGTTTCTGATGCAGAATCAAATTCTTCTTCTGTATCAGAAGTGAAAATGATTGCAACCCGATCTACAAGGAATTCAAGAGCAAGACATCCGTCTCAAAATGAGCAATCGTCTGATGCTGAATCCTGTAGTTCTGGATTTTCTCTCCGGCCTCTTGCTAGCCGTTCAAGCAGGAGGAATAAACCAAAAGTACAGACAGGTGAGATTGAGGCGATCAGTGAAAATAATGAAGATGATCCTCCAGATCAAGAAACTTTGATGAAACAGAGTCCGAAGATAAATGCAGTAATATCAGATGCCTGGTCTTCTGTGGAAGACCAAAATGTTTTTCCCTCCCCTCGTAGGCGTTCACAATATCAGCCAACAATACATGAGGATGAGTTTGTTAGCGACGCTAATAAAGATGATACTCAAGATCAAAGGACGTTAAAGAAACTGAGCCCCAAGACACATACTGTAAAATCAGATGCCCAGTCTTCTGTGGAAGACCACAATGTTTTATCATCCCTGCGTAGGAGTTCACGAAATCAGCCAGCAGTGCTAGAAAATAAGGCTGCAATTGAGGCTGATTATTCTGAGAAACAAAGTCGAGATGCCGTAAATAGAGTTTTGGATCTAGACCAACCAGAAATGGATGAAACCTCCAAAATAGAAGTCGATTTGTGTGTGGAAACTGGTCCTGTGTCCTCAGTGCAATCCAAAGAAACTCATCCAGAAGAAGACATTCTTCCAGACCAAGTGCTTCGACTCTCAGAAACTTCAGTAGATGAAGAGCCGGCCATAGAAGAAAGTCACTTCATGAATGAGAGCGATGTAACTGAAGAAACAAATAAAACCTCTCTGGACTTGCAGGAAAGTGAAGATATGGCTGAAAGTATGAAAATACACTTATCCATAGACAGTGAAGAAAGCGAGAAGTCAGAGCGCAGTGATGACGatcaggatgatgatgatgataatgaggaCGGTGAGCATAATATGGAGGAGGACATTGAAGAAGTTGTGGATTTACAGAAATCCAAAAAATCATCACAACAGTTAAACGATGTCGTGGGAGACGGGCTATTTGTAATAGACACTGCTCCTGGAATGGACGCCGGTAAAAAGTATTACATGGAAGATGACGACAAAGAGGAGGATGAGCAAGGGGAAGTCCCTGGGTCggaggaagaggatgatgatgatgatgaagatttTATTGACaaagaggaggaagatgatgaggatGAAGAGCAAACATTACTAAACAGACCGAAGAGTGGATTGTAAGTTATTAAAATTTTCTTTGTATCAATGTTTAAAGTGAAGCTCAAGCTCATAAATGTAACACAATGGCAATTTAATTCAATTTTGGGAAACCCTTTTTCCACAGCTGCAGTTTGAAGAAAAAGAGTCCCGAGTGTCCGCCACTGCTCCCGTTGTCTAATGTCTGAGCGCTCAAGTCGATGAGTTCAATGGATCGTGCCGTCAGCTCGGACAGAGCCGCTAAGCTCGGTTATTGGCTGCGGACGTTTCACAATACCAGATAATGGGAGCAGCAGCGGAGACTCTGTGATTTACTCGAAATGTTTTTGCGTCCAGCACCTTATTTGTTTTCTAAGCAAACTACACTGAGGGAATAGGTGTTTTCTAAAAaccccttagggtatgttcccacgttcaggaaacgctgcgtgtttgacgctgcgtagtgccgcagcgtcaaacacgcagcgtccagatgttacagcatagtggaggggattttatgaaatcccgtctccactatgtgtggtaacacgcacccggcggccctgcgattccggacatgcagcgcgtctttttagatcgcagcatgtaaaacacagggccctatgtgtggggtgcgatgatgccggatgtgtgcaatgaacacatccggcatcatcgtgtctacagaagggggcggagcgggttttccgctccgtccaaagcgccggccatcctgaacgtggacacgtacccttaaaggGGAAATAACTGTTCGGCCCCTCCCTGTATTGTAATTAGTGACGAAGTCGGCCTCTCAGGCAGATTAAATACACTGTATGCATCCCCTGTTTGCCCAAGCAACTGAGCAGCAAACAATATTTACATACAGAGCAAACATGAGTGACTTTCAGTTTTGTGATCTTCAGGAGACTGTGCTGACGACCCGGTCTCTTTCCAGATATGTCTTCACCGATCCCAAATTCACTTTACATACGCTGCCTGTTTATGTAAAGTGACCATGGTTCATTGATTCACAATATGCACAAAACTCCCATACTTATTTGCAGAATGTATTGGTTCCTTTTAGTGTTAgtaatttgttttttatttgttcTTTTTGTAGTGTGTTGTCAACCAGTATAGATCCTGGAATCAACATAAAAGAGATGGGAGGTCTCTATATCAACTTTGATGCAGAAAAGCCAAATCCCGGGCCAAGTTTACTCAGCAAAATGAAGAAAGGACATAAGACAGATgaggtatttttttacatttttatgactCTTTAGAATAGACTCTACAATGCAAAAATTTTTGCATGTTTCGATTCTACTTTATCTGTATGATGGATTCTTAATTTGTCTATTTTATGCAGTGTTCACTTTTATGTCAACAATGTCATTTATTGGAACTTGTGACTTGTATTTCATCTGAATTGGGTAGATCATAAATATATTGAAAGACAAAATTCAGTCTTTTTATCTGTTTAGCTCCTTCAGAAAAGTGTCATAACACCGGACTTTGAGAAAAAAGAATGTGTCCTGCCATATAAAGAATCTCGCTTCAAGCTGAAAAAAATGCGCAAGGTGAGTAATGCCCAAAGGCTGGAGCGTAAGGATTATTACTGTTATTTCAACGCTATCACCCTCGCCCAGTGTCCACCCATGTTTACCAGCACTTCAATTAATCCATGTTGTTCCAAGTTCAAAAGTGTTGTCAGTCTTCAACAAATCCTTAGGAAGACTCTGAAGCACTTGTCCGTTTCTGAAAAATGCTGTCAGACCAATAGCCATATCTTTCCCagtcttttttctttgttttttttatcaacagGTTGATAAATTGGCCTTTGTGCAAGTCAGTGCTGTCCAGTTAACCACAGTCCTTAATGTCTCTTtccaaagtttggacacagcttctcatttaaagatttttctgtattttcatgactatgaaaattgtacattcacactgaaggcatcaaaactatgaattaacacatgtggaattatatacttaatttcagttgtttcacacttttttgttatgtcttatattctaggttcttcaaagtagccaccttttgctttgatgactgctttgcacactcttggcaatctcttgatgagcttcaagaggtagtcaccgggaatggttttcacttcacaggtgtgccctgtcaggtttaataagtgggatttcttgccttataaatggggttgggaccatcagttgtgttgtgcagaagtctggtggatacacagctgatagtcctactgaatagactgttagctgcttttttcttgccataatacaaattctaagtaaagaaaaacgagtggccatcattacttaaagaagttgtccactactataacctttttttttttttttcataaatcttgctattatgtgccactgaaaacatctactgtgtttattttagcaatattaccttttatcatgctgtagcagcacatctttagtgctggattcagctctcatggggttaatcgacaacttcctttctcctgagtcattgtactctaatactacaagttccatgatgcattgcactgctactaagcacgaacctaccacacccactccaaaacacacccaacccctccctcctctccctcctctagcttcagaaagatgtgtgatgtcatttctgtccgacctcctcttttacatttgtccaacccacactccattacatacagataaatggatagatagatagatacagatatatctatatatctgtctatttccatagatatgtccatatccatgtttctaaaccccttcaccccctggagcttttttgttttcgtttattgctccccttctttccagagccataattgttccgtcaatatggccatgtgagggcttatcttttgcgggacaagttctacttttgaacgacaccattggttttaccatgtcgtgtagcagaaaatgtgaaaaaaattcaaagtgcaatgaaatggcaaaaaagtgcaatcccacacttgttttttgcttggcttttttgctaggttccctaaatgctaaggctatgtgcacacattgtggatttgattgcagatccgcagcgttttttgctgcactgaattgcatcaaatccgcagtgtagtgtacaaccaatgtaagtctatgggagccgcagacttgttgtgcacatgctgcggaaaaagccgcaccaaaaccacaccaagaactgcatcaaaactgcaccaaaaactgtatcaaaaccgcaccaaaactgcaccaggttttgatgcagtttttggtgcatttttggtgcggtttatgcgcggttttaatgccgtttttggaaataagtaaataaatggaaaatgtgcatgatttgaatggaaacatgcatgaaaaaacggattccaaggccggattcatcatttcacagctcagtttcatacgtttttttgccggatccgtcgctgtgcgttttttcgccggacagaaaaaacgttcctctgtatgtgttttccatccggcggaaacagcttttttgacggatctggcaaaaaacggatgaaactctatgagaaaaaaatggatccgacggaaaaaaatggatccgtttttttcaaaactcgccagattgtgcctcacggcaaaaacctgatgtgtgaaagcacccaaatatatggatagatacatctatgtatctatagatatatctatagataaatatatctatagatagatagatatatccatagatatataatagaaaggccgatgtttctataaggctactttcacacttgcgttttccgcaatccgtctttttgggaaaaaaacggatcctgcaaatgtgctcgcaggatgcgttttttacccatagacgtgtattagtgaaggatcgcgacggttggccacacgtcgcgtccatcgtgcaacggatgcgtcgtgttttggcggaccgttggcacatccgtcacgtctgccattttctaccgcgcatgcgcggccaaaactccgccccctcctccccggacttcagaatgggcagcggatgcgttgaaaaactgcatccgctgcccacgacgtgcacaaatttcacaacgtgcgtcggtacgtcggcccaacgcatagcgatggacccgtgccgacgcaagtgtgaaacaggccttaatgagcgtttaatttaataaaaaactgaaaaaaacggcgtgggctcccgcgcaattttctgcgcaagagggggaaagccgacggccgggggccaatatttgtagcctgctatgaatatcagcccacagctgtctgcgtagcctttactggctattaaaatagggggacccccccaaaaaaaatgacgtggggtccccctatattttatagccagaaaggctatgcagacagctgcgggctgatattcatagcctagagaggggccatggatattggtcccccccccccccccccccctgctacaaataccagtccgcagccaccccagaaatggcgcatctgtaaggctacgttcacatttgcgttgtgcgccacagcgtcggcgccacaacgcaaacaaaaacgcatgcacaacgctgcgttttgcgccgcatgcgtccttttttcaattgattttggacgcagcaaaaatgcaacttgctgcgtcctctgcgcccggacgcgggtgccgcggggacgcatgcggcgcaaaacgcaagtgcgacgcatgtccatgcgcccccatgttaaatataggggcgcatgacgcatgcggcgacgctgcggcgcccgacgctgcggcgcagaccgcaaatgtgaacgtagcctaagatgcgccaattccggcactgaggctggtttcacacttgcgtttttggacgctgcgttttagcgctaaaaaacgcatgcggtttttttcctatacttaacattaaatatgcatgcgttttttcgcatgcgttttgacgcgttttcggcaacgcatgcgtttttgtacgcgcgcgttcatttgcagaaatgcaacctgtagtaatttttagcggcgtttttttgctgcaaaaaaacgcatgca contains:
- the DNTTIP2 gene encoding deoxynucleotidyltransferase terminal-interacting protein 2; the encoded protein is MVATRRGTRVENEDAGIPEEQKLEDNLPTSPIRTRRSVRTDGQTGENSTDESISGKTSRSPLICETIKRSTQITTRSRRRSGQSDAEVSEAGSTASNASTTRSRSGQNLGQLTDSTRKLRSHRSALITEPIIESKENSDLSEGESNCSSVSTKARRRQPRTAPRTVSTRGCKSLLPSSPDVSDAESNSSSVSEVKMIATRSTRNSRARHPSQNEQSSDAESCSSGFSLRPLASRSSRRNKPKVQTGEIEAISENNEDDPPDQETLMKQSPKINAVISDAWSSVEDQNVFPSPRRRSQYQPTIHEDEFVSDANKDDTQDQRTLKKLSPKTHTVKSDAQSSVEDHNVLSSLRRSSRNQPAVLENKAAIEADYSEKQSRDAVNRVLDLDQPEMDETSKIEVDLCVETGPVSSVQSKETHPEEDILPDQVLRLSETSVDEEPAIEESHFMNESDVTEETNKTSLDLQESEDMAESMKIHLSIDSEESEKSERSDDDQDDDDDNEDGEHNMEEDIEEVVDLQKSKKSSQQLNDVVGDGLFVIDTAPGMDAGKKYYMEDDDKEEDEQGEVPGSEEEDDDDDEDFIDKEEEDDEDEEQTLLNRPKSGFVLSTSIDPGINIKEMGGLYINFDAEKPNPGPSLLSKMKKGHKTDELLQKSVITPDFEKKECVLPYKESRFKLKKMRKEEWDKTSGRGWFDMKAPELTDELKNDLKALKMRSAMDSKHFYKKNDRDGFPKYFEVGTVVDNPIDFYHSRIPKKNRKRTIVEELLADSEFRRNNKKKYKEIIAEKAARAEGKKFRKKKKFRT